The Burkholderia ambifaria AMMD genome includes a region encoding these proteins:
- a CDS encoding ParB/RepB/Spo0J family partition protein, translated as MAKETSKDKKPTGNLHLAAGLLRGLAQENAALETRLPEPPPASNPTAEAATPAAPTAATPADAHDLGAPQRVAVKDCIPNPFNPRVFYSESSLHELALTLKREGQIEPIKVTRLPEFPGKLVVIDGQRRLRATSINGDETINATFRTDHTPEQLYTIAYRANHDHERQTIFDDAVAWKRLLDEKVFPDQNTLAEKIGKDKASISKTLSLNALPNTLLERMASANDVVGLQAAYFLKLIFERLGEPAADRLLTAVIDRKKSVRDLENFLRAQSDGNKKTGRTRYSVRHDFALESRAIGQLKTYPDGRLDLQLKGVDASHQESLADRLKTVIDAYVAELAVAAQK; from the coding sequence ATGGCTAAGGAAACATCGAAGGACAAGAAGCCGACCGGCAACCTGCATCTCGCTGCCGGCCTGCTGCGCGGGCTCGCGCAGGAAAACGCGGCGCTGGAAACGCGCCTGCCTGAGCCGCCGCCGGCATCGAACCCCACCGCCGAAGCCGCAACCCCCGCGGCCCCGACTGCCGCCACGCCCGCGGACGCGCACGATCTCGGCGCGCCGCAGAGAGTCGCAGTCAAGGACTGCATCCCGAACCCGTTCAACCCGCGTGTGTTTTATTCGGAGTCGAGCCTGCACGAGCTCGCGCTGACGCTGAAGCGGGAAGGGCAGATCGAACCGATCAAGGTCACGCGGCTTCCGGAATTTCCCGGCAAGCTCGTCGTGATCGACGGGCAACGCCGTTTGCGTGCGACGAGCATCAACGGCGACGAGACGATCAACGCGACGTTCCGTACGGACCATACGCCCGAGCAGCTCTATACGATCGCGTATCGCGCCAACCACGACCACGAACGCCAGACGATCTTCGACGACGCGGTCGCGTGGAAGCGGCTTCTCGACGAAAAGGTCTTCCCCGACCAGAACACGCTCGCGGAGAAGATCGGCAAGGACAAGGCATCGATCAGCAAGACGCTGTCGCTGAACGCGCTACCGAACACGCTGCTCGAACGGATGGCCAGCGCGAACGACGTGGTCGGCCTGCAGGCGGCGTACTTCCTCAAGCTGATCTTCGAGCGCCTGGGCGAACCGGCTGCCGACCGTCTGCTCACGGCGGTGATCGACCGGAAAAAGTCGGTACGCGACCTCGAGAATTTCCTGCGCGCGCAGAGCGACGGCAACAAGAAGACGGGGCGCACGCGCTACAGCGTTCGCCACGATTTCGCGCTCGAATCGCGCGCGATCGGTCAACTGAAGACCTATCCGGACGGACGCCTGGATCTGCAACTGAAGGGCGTCGATGCGTCCCACCAGGAATCGCTCGCCGACCGGCTCAAGACCGTGATCGACGCATATGTCGCCGAACTGGCTGTAGCGGCGCAAAAGTAA
- a CDS encoding adenylosuccinate synthase, producing the protein MPNVVVVGAQWGDEGKGRVVDWLAAQADLVARYNGGHNAGHTLVVGDKTYKLALLPSGIVRGKRGVIGNGVALDPEALLAEIGRMAELGLSVTPDNLSIAENATLVLPIHRAIDQAQERLRREPIGTTLRGIGPAYEDKVGRRGLRVADLAEPGRLADKLDVLVDYHNAWFRGLGLEPCSRDAMLATLVDIAPKILPFVRPVWADLNDANDRGERILFEGSQAVMLDIDWGTYPFVTSSGTVASAAAAGTGLGASKLGHVLGVTKAYATRVGGGPFLTELTDATGETLRARGQEFGVNTGRPRRCGWLDAAQLRQAVRISGIDSLALTKLDVLDGFASIELCVGYELDGARVDHLPASLDAQARAMPVYETFTGWDGTVKGVRERAALPRAAQDFIARVEAVAGVPVSMITTGAERDDTIVLSNPFEQA; encoded by the coding sequence ATGCCGAACGTGGTGGTGGTGGGCGCCCAATGGGGTGACGAAGGCAAGGGGCGCGTCGTGGACTGGCTGGCGGCACAGGCCGATCTCGTCGCCCGCTACAACGGCGGCCACAACGCGGGCCATACGCTGGTCGTCGGCGACAAGACGTACAAGCTGGCGCTGCTGCCGAGCGGGATCGTGCGCGGCAAGCGCGGCGTGATCGGCAACGGCGTGGCGCTCGATCCCGAGGCGCTGCTGGCCGAGATCGGGCGGATGGCCGAGCTCGGGCTGTCGGTGACGCCCGACAATCTGTCGATCGCGGAAAACGCCACGCTGGTCCTACCGATTCACCGCGCGATCGACCAGGCGCAGGAGCGTCTGCGTCGCGAACCGATCGGCACCACGCTGCGCGGGATCGGGCCGGCCTATGAGGACAAGGTCGGGCGCCGCGGATTGCGGGTCGCCGATCTGGCGGAACCGGGCCGGCTTGCCGACAAGCTCGACGTGCTGGTCGATTATCACAATGCATGGTTTCGCGGCCTGGGGCTCGAACCGTGCTCGCGCGACGCGATGCTGGCAACGCTGGTCGACATCGCGCCGAAGATCCTGCCGTTCGTGCGTCCCGTGTGGGCCGACCTCAACGACGCGAACGACCGCGGCGAGCGCATCCTGTTCGAAGGCTCACAGGCCGTGATGCTCGACATCGACTGGGGCACGTATCCGTTCGTGACGTCGTCGGGCACCGTTGCATCGGCCGCGGCGGCCGGCACGGGGCTCGGCGCGTCGAAACTCGGCCACGTGCTGGGCGTGACCAAGGCGTACGCGACGCGCGTCGGCGGCGGCCCGTTCCTCACCGAACTGACCGACGCCACCGGCGAAACGCTGCGCGCGCGCGGGCAGGAGTTCGGCGTCAATACCGGCCGGCCGCGTCGCTGCGGATGGCTCGATGCCGCGCAGTTGCGGCAGGCCGTCCGGATCTCGGGGATCGATTCGCTTGCGCTCACCAAGCTCGACGTGCTCGATGGCTTTGCGTCGATCGAGCTGTGCGTCGGCTACGAGCTCGATGGCGCACGGGTCGACCATCTGCCCGCGAGTCTCGACGCGCAGGCGCGTGCAATGCCCGTCTACGAAACGTTCACCGGGTGGGACGGCACCGTGAAGGGCGTGCGCGAGCGTGCGGCGTTGCCGCGTGCCGCGCAGGATTTCATCGCGCGCGTCGAGGCGGTCGCGGGCGTGCCCGTGTCGATGATCACGACCGGCGCCGAGCGCGACGACACGATCGTACTGAGCAACCCCTTCGAGCAGGCCTGA
- a CDS encoding MBL fold metallo-hydrolase, with product MASPLVFLHRVLGFAAVRRGRTLSGESPQHNGERFRNVAPRPVEGFGKTLGIAWNMLVNKPRNTVPTGALPVDSLTREQLDAAPDRSLYRLGHSTLLLKLRGEFWLTDPVFAERASPFRRVGPKRFHAPPIALEDLPPLRGVILSHDHYDHLDRDTVLALAATTGVFVTTLGVGDRLIEWGIDAKKVRQLDWWQSIDIDGLTLTATPAQHFSGRSLFDGNSTLWASWVIVADDLRVFFSGDTGYFDGFRTIGERLGPFDVTLIETGAYDPQWPYVHMQPEETVQAHIDLRGRTLIPIHNGTFDLAMHRWQEPFERVTALAMVRGVELSTPRMGERLDLTEPHRGERWWRTVDDAEKAQAAKPRRWQLCASETTK from the coding sequence ATGGCTTCGCCTCTCGTTTTTCTTCATCGTGTACTGGGTTTCGCCGCCGTCAGGCGTGGCCGCACGCTGTCCGGCGAGTCGCCGCAGCACAATGGCGAACGCTTCCGCAACGTCGCGCCGCGACCGGTCGAAGGCTTCGGCAAGACGCTCGGCATTGCATGGAACATGCTGGTCAACAAGCCACGCAACACGGTTCCGACCGGTGCCCTGCCGGTCGATTCGCTGACTCGCGAGCAACTCGACGCGGCCCCTGACCGCAGCCTGTATCGGCTCGGGCATTCGACGCTGCTGTTGAAGCTGCGCGGTGAGTTCTGGCTGACCGATCCGGTATTTGCCGAACGTGCATCGCCGTTTCGGCGCGTCGGCCCCAAGCGCTTCCATGCGCCGCCGATTGCGCTCGAGGATCTCCCGCCGTTGCGCGGCGTGATCCTGTCGCACGATCACTACGATCACCTCGACCGTGACACGGTGCTCGCGCTTGCGGCCACGACTGGCGTGTTCGTCACGACGCTGGGTGTCGGCGACCGCCTGATCGAGTGGGGTATCGACGCGAAGAAGGTGCGCCAGCTCGATTGGTGGCAAAGCATCGACATCGACGGCCTGACGCTGACCGCAACACCGGCGCAGCACTTCTCCGGGCGCAGCCTGTTTGACGGCAACAGCACGCTGTGGGCGTCCTGGGTCATCGTCGCCGACGATCTACGCGTGTTCTTCAGCGGCGACACCGGTTACTTCGACGGTTTCCGGACAATCGGCGAACGTCTTGGGCCTTTCGATGTGACGTTGATCGAGACCGGCGCATACGACCCGCAATGGCCCTACGTGCACATGCAGCCGGAAGAAACCGTGCAGGCGCACATCGACCTGCGCGGACGCACGCTGATACCGATTCACAACGGCACGTTCGATCTCGCGATGCATCGTTGGCAGGAGCCGTTCGAGCGCGTCACGGCGTTGGCAATGGTGCGCGGCGTCGAGCTGTCAACGCCCAGGATGGGCGAGCGGCTCGATCTGACCGAGCCGCATCGCGGGGAACGGTGGTGGCGAACCGTCGATGACGCAGAAAAAGCGCAAGCAGCCAAGCCGCGCCGGTGGCAGCTGTGCGCATCGGAGACGACGAAGTAG
- a CDS encoding LysR family transcriptional regulator — protein MDTLQMMRIFVRVAEEGSFTSAAQRLDITTAYASRSVAQLETHLRTRLLNRSTRRIALTDAGQRYLDRCQRILGYIDEAEAEAADAQAKPSGRLHVHATTSFGQAYVVPAVVRYRQRYPSVAVELTLSQHVPDIIDEGYDVSLQLSSAELPDSGLVSQRLGDVHSVLCASPAYLKERGTPRSVRDLEAHSCLQIVTPIFPRDRWHLDGPDGRETFELPLPDFQVNIADALGAALRAGLGIGSLPMSSAVPALASGALVRVLPEYRLQKLTVYTLYASRQYLDAKIRTFVDFLRECVPELLAADEAALRGSCVS, from the coding sequence ATGGACACGTTACAGATGATGCGCATTTTCGTCCGGGTGGCGGAGGAGGGCAGCTTCACGAGCGCGGCCCAGCGCCTGGACATCACCACCGCCTATGCGTCGCGTTCGGTCGCGCAACTCGAAACGCATCTGCGCACGCGCCTGCTCAACCGGAGCACGCGCCGCATCGCATTGACCGATGCCGGGCAGCGCTATCTCGACCGGTGTCAGCGCATTCTCGGCTATATCGACGAAGCGGAAGCCGAGGCGGCGGACGCGCAGGCGAAGCCGTCGGGGCGCCTGCATGTGCATGCGACCACAAGTTTCGGCCAGGCCTACGTGGTGCCGGCGGTCGTGCGATACCGGCAGCGCTATCCGTCGGTCGCGGTCGAACTTACGCTGTCGCAACACGTGCCCGACATCATCGACGAAGGTTACGACGTGTCGCTGCAGCTGAGCTCGGCGGAGCTGCCCGACTCGGGCCTGGTGTCGCAGCGGCTCGGCGATGTGCACAGCGTGCTGTGCGCGTCGCCCGCTTACCTGAAGGAGCGCGGCACGCCGCGCTCCGTGCGCGATCTGGAAGCGCATTCATGCCTGCAGATCGTCACGCCGATCTTTCCGCGCGACCGCTGGCATCTCGACGGCCCCGACGGTCGCGAGACATTCGAGTTGCCGCTGCCGGACTTCCAGGTGAACATCGCCGACGCGCTCGGCGCCGCGCTGCGCGCGGGCCTCGGGATCGGCTCGTTGCCGATGTCGAGCGCGGTGCCGGCCCTGGCCAGTGGCGCGCTGGTTCGCGTGTTGCCCGAGTACCGGCTGCAGAAGCTGACGGTCTATACGCTGTACGCGTCGCGCCAGTACCTCGACGCGAAGATCCGGACCTTCGTCGATTTCCTGCGGGAATGCGTGCCCGAATTGCTGGCCGCCGATGAGGCCGCGCTGCGCGGTTCCTGCGTGTCCTGA
- a CDS encoding replication initiation protein: MPRKPAIKGSDKQVSLFQTPEPPDLLRKAVQAIHIAPKSGKIGLQQRKMFSSLIKNALRQEAFEPGRTSFSISIAALSHESGLNSNNTKYVKDTVNSLISTVVNWDYLAADRSTVWKASGLLAGAELEQSVLKYSFSDQIRSELLNPEIYALIDMRIAREFRRSHSLALWENTVRYEGIGITAKIPLPKFRDLILGQDKASQSYKEYKLFKSKVLVPCIQEVNEVSDHTLELIEHKSGRSVEAVQFKVTRKQSADTVEEGDVKNEALVDEVAKFGIPRSEARRLITQYGVQRIKAAIAYTLNRTTKKNAAPIDNVAAYFRKALTHGYTLADGQGTETAAPAKESAQSKQEQIRDKYLAAKVDEAGAYFRELEIDDQTKLIERYNETVAGSKDLTLSPKKKASKLAQTSFFRWLALDTWGEPTSDDLLEFLLKSSLATN; the protein is encoded by the coding sequence ATGCCGCGTAAGCCCGCAATCAAAGGCTCCGACAAGCAGGTTTCGCTATTTCAGACGCCCGAGCCTCCCGATCTGCTGCGCAAGGCGGTCCAGGCCATTCATATCGCTCCGAAGTCCGGAAAGATCGGTCTCCAGCAGCGCAAGATGTTCAGCTCGCTGATCAAGAACGCCCTTCGTCAGGAAGCGTTCGAGCCCGGCCGGACGAGCTTCTCGATCTCGATCGCGGCGCTCTCGCACGAGAGCGGGTTGAACAGCAACAACACGAAGTACGTGAAGGACACGGTCAACTCGCTGATCAGTACCGTCGTCAACTGGGACTACCTTGCCGCGGACCGCTCGACGGTGTGGAAGGCGTCGGGCCTGCTCGCCGGCGCCGAGCTCGAGCAATCGGTGCTGAAGTACAGCTTCTCCGACCAGATTCGCAGCGAGTTGCTCAATCCGGAGATCTACGCGCTCATCGATATGCGGATCGCGCGCGAGTTTCGGCGCTCGCACTCGCTCGCGCTGTGGGAGAACACGGTGCGCTACGAAGGGATCGGCATCACGGCGAAGATTCCGCTGCCGAAATTCCGCGATCTCATTCTCGGTCAGGACAAGGCATCGCAGTCCTACAAGGAGTACAAGCTCTTCAAGAGCAAGGTCCTGGTGCCGTGCATTCAGGAGGTGAACGAAGTTTCCGACCATACGCTCGAGCTGATCGAACACAAGTCAGGTCGCAGCGTGGAGGCCGTGCAGTTCAAGGTGACGCGCAAGCAGAGCGCGGATACGGTCGAGGAAGGCGACGTCAAGAACGAAGCGCTCGTCGACGAAGTCGCCAAGTTCGGCATCCCGCGTTCGGAAGCGCGCCGGTTGATCACGCAGTACGGCGTGCAGCGCATCAAGGCGGCGATCGCCTATACGCTCAATCGGACTACGAAGAAGAACGCGGCGCCCATCGACAACGTGGCCGCGTATTTCCGCAAGGCGCTGACGCACGGCTATACGCTGGCTGACGGGCAGGGGACCGAAACGGCCGCCCCGGCGAAGGAATCCGCGCAGAGCAAGCAGGAACAGATTCGCGACAAATACCTGGCCGCGAAGGTCGACGAAGCCGGTGCGTATTTCCGCGAGCTGGAGATCGACGACCAGACCAAGCTGATCGAGCGCTACAACGAGACGGTGGCCGGTTCGAAGGATCTCACGCTATCGCCGAAGAAGAAGGCGAGCAAGCTGGCGCAAACCAGTTTCTTCCGGTGGCTGGCGCTCGATACCTGGGGCGAACCGACCTCGGACGACTTGCTCGAATTCCTGCTGAAAAGCAGCCTCGCGACCAACTGA
- a CDS encoding dienelactone hydrolase family protein, producing the protein MSQTSGSMITFRRPDGKELQGYLATPEKTEGAPAVVVIQEWWGLNDQIRGVADRLARCGYFALVPDLYRGKSTVEEEEAHHLMTGLDFGDAASQDIPGAVQYLKTRASRVAVTGFCMGGALTLLSLQFADVDAGVTWYGFPPLDYLDPSKLKVPLMGHWGTQDAFFAIDQVDALEKKLTDAKVDIEFHRYLAHHAFANETAVGPGRIGGTQFDPVWSQIAWDRTLTFFGRTLWGQQQ; encoded by the coding sequence ATGTCTCAAACATCCGGTTCCATGATCACGTTTCGCCGCCCCGACGGCAAGGAACTGCAGGGCTACCTCGCGACGCCGGAAAAGACCGAAGGTGCACCTGCGGTCGTCGTCATCCAGGAGTGGTGGGGGCTGAATGACCAGATCCGCGGCGTCGCCGACCGCCTCGCGCGCTGCGGCTACTTCGCGCTCGTGCCCGACCTGTATCGCGGCAAGTCGACGGTCGAGGAGGAAGAAGCGCACCACCTGATGACCGGCCTCGATTTCGGCGACGCCGCGTCGCAGGACATTCCGGGCGCAGTGCAATATCTGAAGACGCGCGCGTCGCGCGTGGCGGTCACCGGCTTCTGCATGGGCGGCGCACTCACGCTGCTGTCGCTGCAGTTCGCCGATGTCGATGCCGGCGTCACGTGGTACGGCTTCCCTCCGCTCGACTACCTCGATCCGTCGAAGCTCAAGGTGCCGCTGATGGGTCACTGGGGTACCCAGGATGCGTTCTTCGCGATCGATCAGGTCGATGCGCTGGAGAAGAAGCTGACCGATGCGAAGGTCGACATCGAATTCCACCGCTATCTCGCGCATCACGCGTTCGCAAACGAAACGGCCGTCGGCCCCGGCCGCATCGGCGGCACGCAGTTCGATCCGGTGTGGTCGCAGATCGCGTGGGATCGCACGCTGACGTTCTTCGGGCGCACGCTCTGGGGCCAGCAGCAGTAA
- a CDS encoding ParA family protein yields MAFKIAVSNQKGGTGKTTISVNIAAAFEAGGNKVALIDADPQGTSVRWVTSGENTLPMTVLSLAPAGRGIGGEIKKQDANFDVIVVDCPGNLEDPRIASVLEVADFCLVPLSPSPADLYSTVAMIRMIESMRAVRNPNLSSALMLNSVNGKTKMREEILKILRAEEIGEHLLDSQIAQREVYRQTFALGTTIHHHNRYLKGLKEARAEIERLVTEMAQYIASTRATGAAHG; encoded by the coding sequence ATGGCTTTCAAGATCGCCGTGAGCAATCAGAAAGGTGGTACTGGAAAGACGACCATCTCCGTCAATATCGCGGCAGCCTTCGAGGCCGGCGGCAACAAGGTCGCCTTGATAGATGCCGACCCTCAAGGCACGTCCGTCAGATGGGTGACGAGCGGCGAAAATACGCTCCCGATGACGGTGCTGTCGCTGGCCCCCGCCGGGCGCGGGATCGGCGGCGAAATCAAGAAGCAGGATGCGAATTTCGATGTGATCGTCGTCGACTGCCCGGGCAACCTTGAGGATCCGCGCATCGCATCCGTGCTTGAAGTGGCGGATTTCTGCCTCGTGCCGCTGTCGCCGTCGCCAGCCGACCTGTACAGCACTGTCGCGATGATTCGCATGATCGAATCGATGCGTGCGGTTCGTAACCCGAATTTGTCTTCCGCGCTGATGCTGAATAGCGTCAATGGAAAAACTAAAATGCGTGAAGAAATTTTAAAAATTCTAAGGGCAGAAGAAATAGGGGAGCATCTGCTGGACAGCCAGATCGCGCAGCGCGAGGTTTACCGTCAGACGTTCGCCCTCGGCACCACGATCCATCACCACAATCGATACCTGAAGGGGCTGAAGGAAGCCCGCGCGGAAATCGAGAGACTGGTCACCGAAATGGCCCAATACATCGCGTCGACGCGCGCTACGGGAGCCGCACATGGCTAA
- a CDS encoding sulfonate ABC transporter substrate-binding protein translates to MADRLSRSRRRLIQAGLALAAGAAAQPRFALAAAAGARTLRIGYQKGPLSLLKARGTLQDKLATLGVNVTWTEFPSGPPQLEALNAGSIDFGDVGEAPPIFALAAGAPLVYYAQTPAGPSTEAVVVAKDSPVRTFADLRGKRIALVKGSNTHFLLVRLLQAAKLDFADVKPVWLSPSDARAAFENRSVDAWIIWDPFLAVVQQTLGARIVADGTGLVENRSYYFASRTYAQRNADVLGVAVSELTTVQRWLDANRAQGAAEFSKLWGIPEPAVALAFRRARFGVEPVTRETLAYQQHIADVFYQAGILPKRVDVSQAAPPTLA, encoded by the coding sequence ATGGCAGATCGACTATCCAGATCCCGCCGCCGGCTCATCCAGGCCGGTCTGGCGCTCGCGGCCGGCGCTGCCGCCCAGCCGCGCTTCGCGCTCGCTGCCGCGGCCGGCGCACGCACGTTGCGCATCGGCTATCAGAAAGGGCCGCTCAGCCTGCTGAAGGCGAGAGGCACGCTGCAGGACAAGCTCGCGACGCTCGGTGTGAACGTGACCTGGACCGAGTTCCCGTCGGGGCCGCCGCAGCTCGAGGCGCTCAACGCCGGGTCGATCGACTTCGGCGATGTCGGCGAGGCGCCGCCGATTTTTGCGCTCGCGGCGGGTGCGCCGCTCGTCTACTACGCGCAAACGCCGGCAGGGCCCTCGACCGAGGCCGTGGTCGTCGCGAAGGATTCGCCGGTCAGGACCTTCGCGGATTTGCGCGGCAAGCGCATCGCGCTGGTGAAGGGATCCAACACGCACTTCCTGCTGGTCCGCTTGCTGCAGGCCGCGAAGCTCGACTTTGCGGACGTCAAGCCGGTCTGGTTGTCTCCGTCCGATGCGCGCGCCGCGTTCGAGAACCGCTCGGTCGACGCGTGGATCATCTGGGATCCGTTTCTCGCCGTCGTCCAGCAGACGTTGGGCGCGCGCATCGTCGCGGATGGCACGGGGCTCGTCGAGAACCGCAGCTACTACTTCGCGTCGCGCACCTATGCGCAGCGCAATGCCGACGTGCTGGGTGTGGCCGTGTCCGAGCTCACGACGGTCCAGCGATGGCTCGATGCGAATCGCGCGCAGGGTGCGGCCGAGTTCTCGAAACTGTGGGGCATTCCGGAGCCGGCCGTGGCGCTCGCGTTTCGCCGTGCGCGCTTCGGTGTCGAACCGGTGACGCGCGAGACGCTCGCGTACCAGCAGCACATCGCGGACGTGTTCTATCAGGCAGGCATCCTGCCGAAACGCGTGGACGTCAGCCAGGCGGCGCCGCCCACGCTCGCGTGA
- a CDS encoding DUF4148 domain-containing protein, with the protein MKSFIYAVAAATALTASVGAFAQSNPSGELTRAQVRAELVQLEQAGYKPEASDAHYPNALQTAQARVTNSDATGYGAQAAAGVRTGRAIAVKQTARDSVYFGQ; encoded by the coding sequence ATGAAGTCGTTCATCTACGCAGTCGCTGCTGCCACCGCCCTTACCGCATCCGTTGGCGCATTCGCCCAGTCGAACCCGTCGGGCGAACTGACGCGCGCCCAGGTCCGCGCGGAACTCGTGCAGCTCGAGCAAGCCGGTTACAAGCCGGAAGCGTCCGACGCCCACTATCCGAATGCGCTGCAAACCGCGCAGGCACGCGTGACGAACAGCGACGCAACGGGTTACGGCGCACAAGCCGCCGCCGGCGTGCGCACCGGCCGCGCGATCGCAGTCAAGCAAACCGCTCGCGACTCGGTCTATTTCGGTCAGTAA
- the gcvA gene encoding transcriptional regulator GcvA, with protein MARRLPPLNSLRAFEAAARLGSFTLAADELCVTHGAISRHVQQLEAWLGRPLFERHNRRVELTDAGRAYLAEVGASFDRIALATAQHFGQGQQRVLRVSAPATFSLRWLVPKLSSFQVAHPAIEVRLSTSNEPIEKLRDKVDLIVRGGPQAIDGYVAEEFLSEVRLPVCAPKLLEGRPLRTPADLAGFTLLHAATYPGMWPEWLAAAGHANLVPRHSLTLEHFYLTLQGALDGLGVAMGPIALVADDIAEGRLVQPFSEPALPPWRYFTYVAAARADDEAVRAFKDWLKTTGNAAANARH; from the coding sequence ATGGCCCGACGACTCCCTCCGTTGAATTCGCTGCGCGCGTTCGAAGCCGCGGCCCGGCTCGGCAGTTTCACGCTTGCCGCCGATGAGCTGTGCGTCACGCATGGCGCGATCAGCCGGCATGTCCAGCAGCTGGAGGCATGGCTCGGCCGGCCGCTGTTCGAACGGCACAACCGGCGGGTCGAGCTCACCGATGCCGGTCGCGCGTATCTCGCCGAAGTTGGCGCATCGTTCGACCGGATCGCACTCGCCACCGCGCAGCATTTCGGCCAGGGGCAGCAACGCGTGCTGCGCGTCAGCGCGCCCGCGACGTTTTCGCTGCGCTGGCTCGTGCCGAAGCTGTCGTCGTTCCAGGTTGCTCATCCGGCCATCGAGGTGCGGCTGTCGACGTCGAACGAGCCGATCGAGAAGTTGCGCGACAAGGTCGACCTCATCGTCCGCGGCGGCCCGCAGGCGATCGACGGATACGTCGCCGAGGAATTCCTGTCGGAAGTGCGGTTGCCCGTCTGCGCGCCGAAGCTGCTCGAGGGCCGGCCGTTGCGTACACCGGCCGATCTCGCCGGCTTCACGCTGCTGCATGCGGCGACCTATCCCGGCATGTGGCCTGAATGGCTCGCGGCGGCCGGGCACGCGAATCTGGTGCCGCGGCACTCGCTCACGCTCGAGCATTTCTACCTGACGCTGCAAGGCGCGCTCGACGGCCTCGGCGTCGCGATGGGGCCGATCGCGCTCGTCGCGGACGACATTGCCGAAGGGCGGCTGGTGCAACCGTTCAGCGAACCGGCACTGCCGCCGTGGCGCTACTTCACCTACGTGGCGGCTGCGCGCGCGGATGACGAAGCGGTGCGGGCATTCAAGGACTGGTTGAAAACGACGGGGAACGCGGCGGCGAACGCGCGGCACTGA